One Vibrio sp. 16 genomic window carries:
- the ccmA gene encoding cytochrome c biogenesis heme-transporting ATPase CcmA — translation MLEVSQLTAIRDERILFESLSFSIDSGELVQIEGRNGTGKTTLLRIITGLGDRDQGEIFWNGESIESNRDAFHEDLLFLGHSTGVKRDLTAYENLRFYLSVHSKASIDKETIYQALTKVGLAGREDVPVAQLSAGQQRRVALARLWLSQHKLWILDEPLTAIDKQGVKVLEALFLNHAEQGGIVMLTTHQDMFTDNPKLRKIKLGE, via the coding sequence ATGTTAGAAGTATCACAACTTACCGCCATCCGAGATGAAAGAATTCTCTTCGAATCCCTCTCTTTTAGTATAGATTCCGGTGAATTAGTCCAAATAGAAGGGCGCAATGGTACGGGTAAAACGACTCTCTTGCGCATCATCACCGGACTAGGTGACCGCGATCAGGGAGAGATTTTTTGGAACGGCGAGAGTATTGAATCTAACCGTGATGCTTTTCATGAAGATTTGCTGTTTTTAGGTCATTCAACAGGCGTAAAGCGCGACTTAACAGCTTACGAGAATTTACGCTTTTATCTGTCGGTTCATTCAAAAGCGTCAATTGATAAAGAAACTATTTACCAAGCTTTGACCAAAGTAGGCTTGGCTGGTCGAGAAGATGTTCCCGTTGCCCAACTCTCTGCGGGCCAGCAGCGACGTGTAGCGTTAGCCAGATTATGGTTGAGCCAACACAAATTGTGGATCTTAGATGAGCCGCTAACGGCGATTGATAAACAGGGTGTGAAGGTATTGGAAGCGCTGTTTCTCAACCATGCGGAGCAAGGCGGCATCGTCATGTTAACGACGCACCAAGATATGTTCACTGACAACCCGAAACTTAGAAAAATTAAACTGGGTGAATAA
- the ccmB gene encoding heme exporter protein CcmB: MIETMNSIVRRELLIAFRRQADVLNPLWFFIIVITLFPLSIGPEPNLLARIAAGIVWVAALLSALLSLERLFRDDFQDGSLEQMMLMPVPLPVVVISKVAAHWILTGLPLILISPLLAILLSLDFNTWLSVVLTLLVGTPTLSFIGAIGVALTVGLQKGGVLLSLLVLPLYIPILIFATSAIDAASLGIAYNGQLAILGAMFMGALTLTPFAIAAALRVSVN, from the coding sequence ATGATAGAAACCATGAATAGTATCGTTCGTCGAGAGCTTTTAATCGCTTTTCGTCGACAAGCTGATGTTCTAAATCCTTTGTGGTTTTTCATCATTGTTATCACTCTGTTTCCGTTGAGCATCGGACCAGAGCCTAACCTGTTAGCGAGAATCGCGGCTGGTATTGTTTGGGTAGCAGCATTGCTTTCGGCGTTATTGTCTTTGGAGCGATTGTTTCGTGACGACTTTCAGGATGGCTCGCTAGAGCAGATGATGCTAATGCCTGTTCCATTGCCTGTCGTGGTGATCTCCAAAGTTGCAGCACATTGGATATTAACGGGCTTACCTCTAATTTTAATCAGCCCTCTTTTAGCAATATTATTGTCGTTGGATTTTAATACCTGGCTTTCGGTTGTCTTAACGTTACTTGTCGGTACACCAACCTTAAGTTTCATCGGCGCGATTGGTGTTGCGTTAACAGTTGGCTTGCAAAAAGGCGGAGTGCTACTCAGTCTTCTAGTGCTTCCGCTGTACATTCCAATTTTGATTTTTGCGACGTCTGCCATTGATGCAGCCTCGCTGGGTATTGCGTATAACGGTCAACTGGCAATCTTAGGAGCAATGTTTATGGGAGCGTTGACTCTGACACCTTTTGCGATTGCGGCAGCGCTTCGAGTAAGCGTCAATTAA
- a CDS encoding heme ABC transporter permease, translated as MWKWLHPYAKPESAYQLSGKLLPWFSILALLCLSVGTVWGLAFAPSDYQQGDSFRIIYIHVPSAIWSMGVYMSMAIAAFIGLVWQIRLSDLAASAMAPIGAVYTFIALLTGAVWGKPMWGTWWVWDARLTSELILLFLYLGVIALYHAFDDQKTASKAAGILAIVGVVNLPIIHFSVEWWNTLHQGATITKFEKPSISSNMLWPLLLNIFGFAFFFGSVTMIRFRNEIIKNESHRPWVAKLAAAKSQRGN; from the coding sequence ATGTGGAAATGGCTCCATCCCTATGCCAAGCCTGAATCTGCTTACCAGCTCAGCGGTAAGCTGTTGCCCTGGTTTTCCATACTAGCCCTGCTGTGTTTATCCGTAGGTACCGTATGGGGACTAGCATTTGCCCCGTCAGATTACCAACAGGGTGACAGTTTCAGAATTATCTATATCCACGTCCCGTCCGCTATTTGGTCGATGGGTGTCTATATGTCGATGGCGATAGCAGCCTTTATTGGCTTAGTATGGCAAATTCGCTTGTCAGATTTAGCCGCATCGGCGATGGCCCCAATCGGAGCCGTGTATACCTTTATTGCCCTTCTAACAGGGGCTGTCTGGGGAAAGCCAATGTGGGGTACTTGGTGGGTGTGGGATGCACGTCTTACCTCAGAGCTGATTCTATTGTTCCTCTATCTTGGCGTTATCGCGCTCTATCACGCGTTTGATGACCAAAAAACAGCCTCAAAAGCGGCTGGTATCTTGGCAATTGTTGGCGTGGTTAACCTGCCTATCATCCACTTCTCTGTTGAATGGTGGAACACATTGCACCAAGGCGCGACCATCACCAAATTTGAAAAACCATCAATTTCAAGCAACATGCTTTGGCCGCTGTTACTAAACATATTTGGTTTCGCATTCTTCTTTGGTTCTGTAACTATGATCCGTTTCCGTAACGAAATCATTAAAAACGAGAGTCATCGCCCTTGGGTGGCGAAGCTTGCGGCTGCTAAGTCTCAGAGAGGTAACTAA
- the ccmD gene encoding heme exporter protein CcmD, which translates to MHFESLSDFFAMGGYAGYVWSAFGITFLSMLIILWTSVRRGNALLKEVQSKIDRQARIDAAKNLENTL; encoded by the coding sequence ATGCATTTTGAATCTTTGAGCGACTTTTTCGCTATGGGCGGTTACGCCGGTTATGTATGGAGTGCTTTTGGCATTACGTTTTTATCCATGTTGATTATTCTTTGGACCAGTGTCCGTCGCGGCAACGCGTTATTAAAAGAAGTCCAATCAAAAATTGATCGACAAGCACGCATTGACGCAGCTAAGAATTTGGAGAACACATTATGA
- the ccmE gene encoding cytochrome c maturation protein CcmE — MNPRRKKRLGIVLAIFIGISATIGLMLYALNQNMDLFYTPTELVHGKPDGTKPEVGQRLRIGGMVVEGSVKRDPSSLQVSFDLHDVGPKVTILYNGILPDLFREGQGIVAQGVLKNATTIEAFEVLAKHDEEYMPPEIAEAMKKTHEPLQYTEQQKQGSGQ; from the coding sequence ATGAACCCAAGACGTAAAAAGAGGCTCGGCATTGTTCTTGCCATCTTTATTGGTATCAGCGCGACCATCGGTTTAATGCTGTATGCGCTCAATCAAAACATGGATTTGTTCTACACACCGACTGAACTTGTCCATGGTAAACCAGACGGTACCAAACCAGAGGTTGGTCAGCGATTGCGTATCGGCGGTATGGTTGTGGAAGGTTCTGTAAAGCGTGACCCAAGTTCACTGCAGGTATCGTTTGACCTACATGATGTTGGCCCTAAAGTGACGATTCTCTATAACGGTATTCTTCCTGATCTATTTCGAGAAGGACAGGGCATTGTTGCACAAGGCGTTTTGAAAAACGCAACGACTATTGAAGCGTTTGAAGTGCTAGCGAAACACGATGAAGAGTACATGCCACCGGAGATCGCAGAAGCGATGAAGAAAACGCATGAACCTCTTCAATACACAGAACAACAAAAACAAGGAAGCGGTCAATGA